A region from the Salicibibacter cibarius genome encodes:
- a CDS encoding PLP-dependent aminotransferase family protein has translation MPDNLPQYLQVIAFIQKKISDGEWTFGQKLPSQRALAAEFDVNRTTIVHALEELKAKGVLDSKPGSGTYVSNQNWSNISKQAINWNAISQYSFHAGNPRTIQKINDYETDATIIQLGKGELHPSLFPTQAFRVSVGNVSDSFNLCGYSDGAGEVPLRESISARLQAQGVHYSSSSILIVSGALQALQLISMGLLQQGTYVYLEQPSYIYSLQVFRSLGMHLRGVPYTGGELDVHDLEAQIRTNKKPSMLYLNPTFQNPTSKTMSWNNKQDVLALAKTYQLPIIEDDVYRDLWLSQEAEPSLASMDDGDHVLQVGSFSKTVAPNLRLGWIAGPEVVIQKLSDLRMLTDYGTSVLPQMAMHDFLVSGKYDEHLAFLRTQVRKRRDYMVQLVNHHLGDWAAWEVPEGGMFLWLTFSSDVNVRKLFTEALHRGVLINPGYIYSPYNNQNVRLSYVSSSFQEIEAGILILKEIIINMES, from the coding sequence ATGCCTGACAATCTGCCTCAATATTTACAAGTGATTGCGTTTATTCAAAAGAAAATCAGCGATGGCGAATGGACCTTTGGTCAAAAACTTCCGAGTCAACGAGCGTTAGCTGCGGAATTCGACGTTAACCGAACAACGATTGTCCACGCCTTAGAGGAGTTAAAAGCCAAAGGTGTCCTCGACTCAAAACCCGGGAGTGGCACGTATGTATCGAATCAGAACTGGTCTAATATATCCAAACAGGCCATTAATTGGAATGCCATATCGCAATATAGTTTCCATGCCGGCAACCCCAGGACGATTCAAAAAATCAATGACTATGAGACAGACGCGACCATTATCCAATTAGGCAAAGGGGAGTTACATCCATCGCTTTTTCCTACGCAAGCATTCCGGGTATCGGTAGGAAATGTTTCTGACTCTTTTAACCTGTGCGGGTATAGTGATGGCGCAGGCGAGGTTCCATTACGCGAATCGATTAGTGCTCGTTTGCAAGCACAAGGGGTTCATTATTCTTCGTCGTCCATCCTCATCGTTTCAGGCGCCCTGCAAGCCCTGCAACTCATTTCCATGGGGCTGCTCCAACAAGGGACGTATGTTTATTTGGAACAACCGTCCTATATTTACTCGCTTCAAGTTTTTCGTTCGCTGGGCATGCATTTGAGAGGGGTTCCTTATACAGGCGGTGAGCTTGATGTTCATGATTTGGAAGCTCAAATCAGGACGAATAAGAAACCGTCCATGCTATATCTGAACCCGACGTTTCAAAATCCAACATCTAAAACGATGTCGTGGAACAATAAGCAGGACGTATTAGCGCTAGCCAAAACCTATCAACTTCCCATCATTGAAGATGATGTTTATCGTGATTTATGGTTAAGCCAAGAAGCTGAACCTTCACTCGCTTCTATGGATGATGGGGATCATGTTTTACAAGTCGGCAGTTTTTCGAAGACGGTTGCCCCGAATTTACGCCTAGGGTGGATTGCGGGTCCAGAGGTTGTGATTCAGAAATTAAGCGATCTACGGATGCTAACAGATTACGGGACAAGTGTTTTACCCCAAATGGCGATGCACGATTTCTTAGTGTCAGGAAAATACGATGAGCACCTTGCCTTCTTGCGCACTCAAGTTCGCAAACGAAGGGATTATATGGTTCAATTAGTCAATCATCATTTAGGGGATTGGGCAGCATGGGAAGTTCCCGAAGGCGGGATGTTTCTGTGGCTCACGTTTTCTTCAGATGTAAATGTCCGAAAACTGTTTACAGAAGCTCTTCATCGAGGTGTTCTCATCAATCCAGGTTACATTTACAGTCCTTATAACAATCAAAATGTTCGTTTGTCATATGTAAGTTCATCATTTCAGGAAATCGAAGCAGGGATCCTTATTCTTAAGGAGATCATAATCAATATGGAGAGTTAA
- a CDS encoding DMT family transporter has translation MNWKVFLAYTLAVILWASAFPGIRAALESYGPFHLALLRMLIGALGLLIFAVSIRMRLPDKKDLPIILLLGFLGFSVYHTFLSIGELTVDAGTASLLVSTTPLLSAILAGVFLKEKFNRWGWIGSFIAFSGVVLITFGVGGEFRLEIGVLIILIAALGESFYFVFQSSYLKKYGFLPFTTYTILAGTLFMLLFSPGLWTAVQCASVENTITVIYLGLLPTVVPYFAIAYATSVNGASEATSTLYLTPALSIIIAWVWLGEIPTIVSIIGGILTLIGVAFTTIKGTRQDTEKRHPTSTDKEYHYSNS, from the coding sequence TTGAACTGGAAAGTGTTTCTCGCTTATACCTTAGCCGTCATCCTTTGGGCCTCTGCATTTCCTGGTATTCGTGCAGCTCTGGAATCTTATGGTCCTTTTCATTTAGCCCTGTTGCGCATGCTCATCGGGGCATTGGGGTTGCTTATTTTTGCGGTCAGTATACGGATGAGGCTTCCCGATAAAAAAGATCTTCCTATCATATTATTGCTTGGTTTTCTGGGATTCTCCGTCTATCATACGTTCTTGAGCATTGGAGAATTGACGGTAGATGCGGGTACTGCAAGTTTATTAGTGTCCACCACTCCCTTGTTATCTGCAATATTGGCAGGTGTGTTTTTGAAAGAAAAGTTTAATCGTTGGGGTTGGATCGGTTCATTCATTGCTTTTTCAGGCGTTGTACTCATCACATTTGGGGTTGGCGGCGAGTTTCGTTTAGAGATTGGCGTCTTGATTATTTTGATAGCAGCCCTAGGGGAAAGCTTTTACTTTGTTTTTCAATCATCGTATTTAAAGAAATATGGCTTTTTGCCTTTTACTACTTATACGATTTTAGCAGGAACGTTGTTTATGCTCTTATTTTCCCCGGGTTTATGGACCGCTGTACAATGCGCCTCCGTGGAGAATACCATTACTGTTATTTATTTGGGTCTTTTACCGACCGTGGTTCCGTATTTTGCTATAGCTTATGCGACGTCTGTGAACGGAGCATCAGAGGCGACTAGCACCTTATATTTAACTCCAGCCTTATCCATCATTATTGCCTGGGTATGGTTAGGAGAAATACCTACCATCGTATCGATCATAGGAGGGATTTTGACGCTGATTGGGGTCGCTTTTACAACCATTAAAGGAACAAGACAAGATACGGAAAAACGGCACCCTACATCTACAGATAAGGAATATCATTATTCCAACTCATAA
- a CDS encoding MOSC domain-containing protein, whose protein sequence is MSKHHEIEIYSIYIGNQDDTFVTDKTEEVDLEYGGIQGDLHFGLTKFAGSRESMYKRGTEIFNRRQISIVSVEECELIAEKLEVDQILPEWLGANVAIKGFRNLTKLPPGSRIIFPSGAGILCEGENLPCTQPGEVIQTKYPGILGLTTRFVKASLGQRGIVGIVESTGRIVSGDTAKVIVN, encoded by the coding sequence ATGAGTAAACACCATGAGATCGAAATTTATTCGATTTATATAGGCAATCAGGATGATACCTTTGTAACGGACAAAACTGAAGAAGTTGATTTAGAATACGGTGGTATTCAGGGTGATCTACATTTTGGTTTAACCAAATTTGCAGGATCAAGAGAGTCAATGTATAAACGTGGCACAGAAATTTTTAATCGAAGGCAAATATCTATTGTCTCAGTTGAAGAATGTGAATTGATAGCTGAGAAACTTGAAGTTGACCAAATATTGCCTGAATGGTTAGGAGCAAATGTTGCTATAAAGGGCTTTAGAAATTTAACAAAGTTGCCACCGGGAAGCCGAATTATTTTTCCAAGTGGAGCAGGTATTTTGTGTGAAGGAGAAAACCTTCCTTGCACACAACCTGGGGAAGTGATTCAAACTAAATATCCAGGCATACTCGGATTAACAACACGTTTTGTTAAAGCATCGTTAGGCCAAAGAGGAATTGTTGGTATTGTTGAATCCACTGGACGGATTGTATCAGGTGATACAGCAAAGGTTATAGTTAACTAA
- a CDS encoding DUF3923 family protein yields the protein MVFGWSYSQQDRSFLAQRDVDATGAVQTPEIIMLNIFVLALPFIIPLLI from the coding sequence TTGGTTTTTGGTTGGTCTTATTCACAGCAGGACCGATCTTTTTTAGCACAAAGAGATGTCGATGCGACGGGTGCCGTTCAAACACCGGAAATCATTATGTTGAATATCTTTGTTTTAGCATTACCTTTTATAATCCCCTTGCTCATTTAA
- a CDS encoding LysR family transcriptional regulator, producing MEIRDLWIFKELAESGNTTKTAKKLNYVQSNITGRIKKLESELQTQLFYRHARGVSLTSKGTLLLSYTDQILHLIDTTKKAVQDSEIIQGPLYLGANETTASARLPALLASYNQRYPEVDLSLKIGETHPLINDVLNYKLDGAFVVGPVQDDDLIQIPVMEEELVLITDQRHSLLSWTDLKHQTLLTRSSCIYRKRLEQWLQEEGIFPRKIMEFGTLESIIGCVKAGLGVSITTQSLVKQYQVERGLNLHSLPPKYSNVSTVFIRREDTFVDRAYKNFLSMVKQQDPAKIE from the coding sequence ATGGAAATTCGAGATTTGTGGATCTTCAAAGAATTAGCGGAGAGTGGGAACACGACAAAAACAGCTAAGAAATTAAATTATGTTCAGTCCAATATTACAGGCAGGATTAAAAAGCTAGAATCAGAATTACAAACACAGCTTTTTTATAGACATGCCCGTGGCGTATCATTAACCTCAAAAGGAACATTACTCTTATCCTACACTGATCAAATTTTACATTTAATAGATACAACCAAAAAAGCTGTTCAAGATTCCGAAATTATTCAAGGACCTCTTTATTTAGGAGCCAATGAAACAACAGCATCTGCCCGATTACCTGCCCTTTTGGCATCCTATAACCAGCGTTACCCTGAAGTGGATCTTTCCCTAAAGATTGGGGAAACGCATCCTTTAATAAACGATGTCCTGAACTATAAATTGGATGGCGCATTCGTTGTTGGTCCTGTTCAGGATGATGACCTTATTCAAATCCCTGTGATGGAAGAAGAACTTGTTCTAATTACAGATCAACGGCATTCGCTATTATCTTGGACTGATCTTAAGCATCAAACGCTTCTTACACGGTCCTCTTGTATTTACCGAAAAAGGCTCGAACAGTGGTTGCAGGAAGAGGGCATATTTCCTAGAAAAATCATGGAGTTTGGAACGCTGGAATCGATCATTGGGTGTGTCAAAGCTGGTTTGGGTGTATCTATAACAACACAATCGCTAGTTAAGCAATATCAAGTGGAGAGGGGTCTTAACCTTCATTCTCTACCGCCGAAGTATTCAAATGTGAGCACAGTGTTTATAAGACGTGAAGATACGTTTGTTGATCGTGCGTATAAAAACTTTTTAAGTATGGTCAAACAGCAAGATCCCGCAAAAATTGAATAG
- a CDS encoding LysE/ArgO family amino acid transporter yields the protein MISAIIHGLVLSFGLILAFGAQNIFLFNQGAAHKKLRHTMPSVVTASICDTILIVLAVLGVSLIVMTVPVFQIIFFAAGFLFLIYIGWTIWSSDPVEVNNKHGAMNAKKQVMFAISVSLLNPHAVLDTVGVIGANSLRYSTAPELIGFTVACIVVSWISFLGLVMIGKTIRTIDQEGKITVLINKISAVIIWGVAIYLGYQLYLII from the coding sequence ATGATTAGTGCTATCATACACGGACTCGTATTATCCTTTGGATTAATTTTAGCTTTTGGAGCACAAAATATATTCCTTTTTAATCAAGGAGCTGCTCACAAAAAGTTACGGCATACTATGCCATCAGTAGTAACTGCTTCCATTTGCGACACCATCTTAATTGTTCTTGCGGTTTTAGGTGTGTCACTCATCGTCATGACTGTGCCTGTTTTTCAAATAATCTTTTTTGCTGCTGGATTCCTTTTCCTTATTTACATTGGATGGACAATATGGTCCAGTGATCCAGTAGAAGTGAATAACAAGCACGGAGCTATGAATGCAAAAAAACAAGTCATGTTCGCTATATCCGTTTCCCTTTTGAATCCTCATGCTGTGCTTGATACCGTAGGGGTTATAGGAGCCAATTCTTTAAGATATTCGACAGCACCTGAGTTAATCGGGTTTACGGTTGCCTGTATTGTGGTATCTTGGATTTCTTTTCTTGGGTTAGTAATGATCGGAAAGACCATTCGTACGATCGATCAGGAAGGGAAGATCACTGTTCTTATTAATAAAATTTCTGCGGTGATTATCTGGGGTGTAGCCATTTACTTAGGATATCAGCTGTATCTGATAATTTAA
- a CDS encoding DMT family transporter gives MDGQIFNIINMSWNIGDAIMLGAIFSWAIYSLYVKRYIHLFPAYGVLLVMTGVSVLILVPFVVTEWITLGVPTLDAMNHWVGLIYLGVFPSVIAILCYNHAVNKLGASRASIFLNFLPVFTMVGSYFFLDESITAMQIVGSVMVIVGVILTTREGKG, from the coding sequence ATGGACGGTCAAATATTTAATATTATAAATATGTCTTGGAATATCGGCGATGCCATTATGCTAGGGGCTATATTTTCTTGGGCAATTTATTCCCTCTATGTAAAAAGGTACATTCATTTGTTTCCAGCATATGGCGTTTTGCTCGTGATGACGGGAGTATCTGTGCTTATTCTCGTCCCGTTTGTTGTTACAGAATGGATAACATTAGGGGTCCCTACCTTAGATGCAATGAATCACTGGGTAGGTTTGATTTATTTAGGTGTTTTTCCCTCTGTGATCGCCATCTTATGTTACAACCATGCAGTGAATAAGCTAGGTGCTTCTAGAGCTTCTATTTTCCTGAATTTTTTACCCGTATTTACTATGGTAGGTAGTTATTTTTTCTTGGATGAGTCAATTACAGCTATGCAAATTGTGGGATCAGTAATGGTGATTGTAGGCGTGATTCTTACAACAAGAGAAGGAAAGGGATAG
- a CDS encoding proline dehydrogenase family protein → MDNLSVEKQFEDTLKSVARNLDIKEYVQQSAELYPLFQRSAKRFVTGENKEDGVLAGDQLVHKGYRISLEFIGENTVKKEECVRAKDEFISLIRECGNQGLQSRISFDLSHIGLSVEPNLALRNLLEMAAEAEKYHLSLMISAEESGKTDQVLSVYKKAVAKYPNIGVTLQAQLYRTHDDIKELIKYSGAIRIVKGAFQEPPEICIPRSEKLDQRYLELVELCVKEGHQVSVASHDDGIYKQIIDRGYLQNPNVEAEMLYGIRPDLCKQLKDDGFPVRVYLTYGSEWYLYLVHRIAEYPPNIYVAITDMIQGANDTSALY, encoded by the coding sequence ATGGATAATCTATCAGTCGAAAAACAATTTGAAGATACACTGAAATCCGTTGCTCGAAATTTAGATATCAAGGAGTATGTACAACAGTCTGCTGAACTTTATCCGTTGTTTCAGAGATCAGCAAAACGTTTCGTAACAGGTGAAAATAAAGAAGATGGTGTATTAGCAGGTGATCAATTAGTTCATAAAGGATATCGTATTTCTCTTGAATTTATTGGGGAAAACACAGTCAAAAAAGAGGAATGTGTTCGAGCAAAAGATGAGTTTATTTCTTTGATAAGAGAATGCGGAAATCAAGGGTTACAATCACGCATCTCCTTTGATTTATCACATATCGGTCTGTCTGTTGAACCTAATCTTGCTCTTCGAAACTTGTTAGAAATGGCTGCAGAAGCTGAGAAATATCATTTATCTCTTATGATTAGCGCGGAAGAGTCGGGAAAAACGGACCAGGTTCTATCGGTTTATAAAAAAGCTGTAGCCAAATATCCAAACATTGGCGTCACACTTCAAGCGCAATTGTACCGAACACACGACGATATTAAAGAATTAATTAAATATTCTGGTGCAATTCGAATTGTTAAAGGAGCATTCCAAGAACCACCAGAAATTTGTATTCCCCGATCAGAGAAGTTGGATCAACGTTACCTTGAATTGGTGGAACTATGTGTAAAAGAAGGTCATCAAGTTTCGGTTGCTTCTCATGATGATGGGATTTATAAACAAATCATCGATCGTGGATATTTACAAAATCCAAATGTCGAAGCCGAAATGCTATACGGCATTCGTCCTGATCTCTGTAAACAACTTAAAGATGATGGTTTCCCTGTTCGTGTTTATCTGACATATGGCAGTGAGTGGTACTTATACCTCGTCCATCGAATAGCTGAGTATCCACCAAACATTTATGTGGCTATCACGGACATGATCCAGGGGGCTAATGATACATCGGCACTATATTAA
- a CDS encoding MFS transporter, with product MFIINIASSIFEPTSMVYMTKLIPKANRQRFNALRNFINSSGFILGPSIAGLLFILGSPYLAIQLNALALCISALIILLLPNLELRRQTVMSEKVNLKLIRNDWKQILSFSQSNLHITLVYILFSGMTVFMTALDSLEAAFATEVLSLSESAYGFLVSIAGIGIIAGSLINALFVKNLKLNILIGVGAIFTPVGYLIFAFSHDFIFASIGFFTLTFALSFANTGFLTFYQNNVPVNIMGRFSSVLGILEAVLIILLTAVIGISADLFEIRPVYIIGSFAFLILGVMINLVVFDNSKSKYYSQKHMGEGSLG from the coding sequence GTGTTTATCATTAATATTGCAAGTTCAATTTTTGAGCCTACATCCATGGTCTACATGACGAAGCTTATACCTAAAGCAAATCGTCAAAGATTTAATGCACTTAGAAATTTCATTAATTCAAGTGGTTTTATATTAGGACCTTCAATTGCGGGGCTTCTATTTATTTTAGGATCCCCGTATTTAGCTATCCAATTAAATGCTCTTGCGTTATGTATATCAGCCTTAATCATCCTTTTACTCCCGAACTTGGAATTAAGAAGACAAACAGTAATGTCGGAAAAAGTAAATTTAAAACTAATAAGAAATGATTGGAAGCAAATTCTTAGTTTTAGTCAATCAAACCTGCACATTACGTTGGTGTACATTCTCTTTAGTGGGATGACTGTATTTATGACTGCGTTAGATTCTTTAGAAGCAGCATTTGCAACTGAAGTGCTTTCATTATCTGAAAGTGCGTATGGATTTTTGGTAAGTATTGCGGGAATAGGCATCATAGCTGGTTCATTGATAAATGCTTTGTTCGTTAAAAACTTAAAACTCAATATATTAATCGGCGTTGGTGCTATATTTACGCCGGTTGGTTATTTAATTTTTGCGTTTTCGCATGACTTTATTTTTGCATCTATAGGCTTTTTCACTCTAACCTTTGCCCTGTCATTCGCGAACACAGGTTTTTTAACTTTTTATCAAAATAATGTCCCAGTAAACATTATGGGGAGGTTTTCGAGTGTTTTAGGTATTTTAGAAGCTGTGCTAATAATTTTACTCACGGCAGTGATTGGGATTTCAGCTGATCTATTTGAAATTCGTCCAGTTTATATCATTGGTTCATTTGCATTTTTGATTTTAGGAGTAATGATTAATCTGGTTGTATTTGATAACTCGAAAAGTAAATACTATAGCCAAAAACATATGGGTGAAGGAAGTTTAGGATAA